CATACTTCCAAAAGAAGTATGATGTTCTGAAGAAAGTTCTTAACAGCAGGTTTAGCAGGTTTACGAGAGGTACAGTATTGATTCTTACTTGGTTTGTAAACCATATCTCAGGTAGGTTGGTACTTGAGATATAGCAGAAGTTTTCTACAAGAGATAAAGTAATGAAATCTCAGTACGTGGTTTCTAATGGTTTGGCTTGAAGCCTCTGCAAAATTTAAACTATTGAAAAAAGTAGATGTACTTTGCTTGTCTGTTTTTCTCTACTGAGCTCATAATAAGAATGTTTAGCTGTGACTTCAAGCCTGTACTCCCTGGGAAGAACATAACGATTTGTAATGCTCTTGTGAAAAGGTGAGGAACAGACCCAAAGGCGCATCTGAATGAATGGTCAAGCCACTGACAGATACAtaccaataaatgaataaacataacCATGGTCCTGAAATTCTACCTCAAGGAATATGGTTGTAATTtgagctttttaaattaaatgctaTTTTTGCCAATTGCAAATGCCCTTGTATTCTAGCCTCAAACTCTTGCTGTGAACCTAGAACAACGTGTTTCTCACAGAGATAATATATTTAGTgatgtgtgcacactcagtcgtgtctgactcttcgaccccatgaactgtagctcttcaggttcctctgtccatgggatttccccgggaagaatactggagtgggctgccatttcctcctccagaggattttcctgacccagggatcaaatccacgtctccggtgtctcctgcattaaaggcaggttctttaccacttgagccatcggGGAATAATATCTAGTGGTTAATGGTTTAGATTACAGATTATTACTGTACCTTTTTGAGTCTCCCAGGTCAAGACCCTTTGGGGATTTTTATTTGTTACGGTGCTTTGAGCAAACGGTGTCCTGAGGCTACTTGGcagtctttccttttcctcccctccccaaatCCTTGCTATTGTACCTAAGCACTTGATTATTAATCAAGTTGAATGAGACACATATGAAATGATCCAGAGCAGAAGAGCTTAATCGTTGGTCAGTTGACTCCAGAAAGCATCTGGTAATCAGTGTGATGTCACCATGAGACCAGGTGTTTCCATTGTTGCCTGCCTCTGTTGATAGCACATTGAGTTCAAACACCAGTTCCCATTTAAATTACATGCCACTTGTACTCACAGTTCAGACAGGTACTGGTTTCCAGACTGTAGAGCTTCTGTTTCTGATGCTGCATCTGTCTCCTCACAGAATGCTTGATTTCTTAGATTCTCTCAAAAGGGGAGTCAGTTGCTTCTCCTAATCTTCTTCATTACTTTTCCTACACTTCTGCGTTCCTCTAGGGCATGCTGGCAGAGAGTCATTAGTAACGAAGATGTTTGTGTGTCTAATCTTGACTCTGCTGGAAACTCTTTACCCTGTTTTTAGTCTTTGTACACTGTAGAAGTTGGTGCTCAGAGGAATCAGCTTGTAGTAGGGATTTGAAATTTGGTACCTAAAACCCTTTTTACTTAGGTAGCTTTTGTGGACAGCTGGAATACACCCCCCTCCTCTGAAGTTTAGAAGACTCTAGAAATGTGTTTCTGGATGATGCTtggagattttgttttgttttgttttatgttttggctgttTGGTTTTATGTTTTATGCAGCATGTGATGGGGGCCTCTAAGTTcctcaaccaaggattgaacacaagccctctgcagtggaagctcagagtcttaaccactggattgccagggaagttccctgatGCTTGTTTTAAAGACAGCTGTGGAgcccttgctttttctttcatctctAGGCTCCCTTCAACTTTTATACATGAGGAACTTAGTCACGTGGGGAGTGAGAGTCCAGCAGTTGATTGAATCTGGTATTAAGGGcttcattttcttgcctttatTGTTTTCTCGGCATCTTACCATATCTCCAACTTGGCCATTAGATTTGAAAGTTATTGTATCACTTAAACTATtctggtttcttctttttctctatttgaaGGCAACTCCACCCCTGCTCCCATCTGACCAGGGAAGTGTGCAAAGGTGTGTTATCACCACACAAGCAAAATGATTTCCTAAAACTCCCATCTGTGAATACCTAGAATGAAAAGGGCAGCCCTCATGAGAGCTGCAAGATATGGCTCTCAGAAACTCCATCCTTATTTTTATAAACTTCAAAGATTTCAAAATCATTCCTATGATGGCAAAAATATGCAAAGATACAGCTGCGTTCTGCATGAAGATACACCTGCTTGCCAAGCCCTTTCAGCCCCACAGTGTAACATATGACTCTGTATTAGGGTGTCTCCATCCCAGATGACTAAGCCATGCTTCTCTCTCATTGCACTTACAGACTTTGGCACTCTGTATACAGGTTCACATAGACTCTTAAACATAATATGTTGCTTCTCATGTGAATTGTCACCATTGCTTTTCTTGTCTGATTTCCCCACCTCACCATGAGCAACTTGAGGGCAGAACAATTTTCCCTTATTTGTCTTgcataggtgctcaataaatattttttcttttggatggatggatggatggatggatggggacATACAGCATCACTCCCTGAAAGCCTAGATGACCCTTGAGCTCCATGACTTTAGGTTTAGGGCACTGGCATCCAACTCAGGATAAATATCTTCTCTGTCCTTATTTTTTACCCTCTAAAACAGTCCtcaaaaactgttttccaaaggttGTACATCAGCCAGCATCACTTTGAATTTGAGGATTGGCCCTCCAGAGGCTcattagcatttattttttatagcagCCATTAAAGTAGTATTTGGTCTGTttgtcgtgtccagctttttaaTCTCTGGTCAGAATCACACATAAAAAACCCTCTGCAATTCTTTGAAAAGGTTAGTCAAGGACAGAATTCTGTGCCTTTTCCCCTAGTTTTAGCTGGCAACCCTGTTTCCTTTATGTTTGGCATTTGGTTATTTGGACAAGTATAAATATGTTCCTTCTAGCTGATACTGGGTTTTGTAATGGATACAGTTCATTTTCTTCCATCTGAAAACTGTCAGACACTATGCATTACCTTTCTTTCAATTCAGTGGGCTGAGCCCAGGGACTTACCTGTTCTTTCTTTATGGGATAAAACTGGTTACCTGAGAGATGCTATTCCAGGATTTCCTATTATTTATTAGGTGCTTCAGTTCCCTCTGAGTGAGCTTATGAGAATGTTTTCACCTAGGAACAATTAAATGTTAATTATCCCGTTTTATGAAATGTCCAGTAATTATCACTCTCTAAAAATGAGCTTGAAAATTAAGCCTTTGTTAAAATCAGCATTATTTTAGTACATTGTATAACAAcactttgattcatttttttaaactcccaatagagtatcttaaaaaaaaaaaaagacaactttttATTACGGAAATTATCAAACAGATGCAAAAGTAGAATAGTAGAACAAATCTCTATGTGCAGGTCAGAGAACTTCAGCAGTTCCCAGTATGTGGCCAATCTCCTTTCATCTACACTTTGCCCCTTGCAGGATAAGTCCCAGTAAAGTATGCTGATCACCAGGGCTTAGTGAGTTACAAGTAACTTGGTTCTTGGATAAGTCTGAGTTCTAAAGATGATTTGTGCCAATGTCTCTactttgagaaaatatttcagtGCATGATTGataaaatggcaccccactccagtattcttaccaggaaaatcccaaggacaggagcctggcaggctacagtccatggggttgcaaagagtcggatatgacacttaaaaaaaagggaaagggtGGTTTTAatctcattagaaaaaaaatactgaagccCTTCTTGAACTTTGGAGTTTCTTCCCTGGAACAACCTTTGGTAGATAGAGATGATTAAAGTGATAGGAGTGGGTCATCTTTAGCCCTGGTGCTTCCAGAGAAGTCAGTGGACAGGCTTGAGAGCACGGGGTATTTCTTACCCTCAGCCTCAGGGTAGAGGGGCCATTCATctaatttatagttttttaaagcAATAGGATTATGCAGACCTCACTCTAACCTTACCAATGCCACCTTTGGCATTGGAACAGATTTCAATTTTCTATAAGAAGAAGAACCATAAGAAGAAAAGCCTTCTCCAGGAATAGTGTTCCAAATGAAATACTGCCCACATTAAATTCAGAGTTGTTACTTACTAATATGCAGCAGACCTTTGTTTACCAAACAGAAAGTTCCCCAAAGAGGGAGGGGTGGTTAGCCAACTTGAATAAACTTGGACGGCTGTGGAAGAAATAAATTCCCGCTTAAGTATTTTATTACCggtatatattcatttaaaatcatacatattttaatttagaaacatTCCCCTTTCTACTTATATACCAGGAAACCATTTTATTCCAGGTTTTTCATGTATCTTTAGCATCTGCTTCTGATATTACCAGGATCACTTTTTGATTCACTGACAGTTTCCTAGAGAATATCATCTTTGCTTCCACCTAAGATGATGGAAATACAGTACCTCTGTCACCAAATATTTCATACTGATCACCAAAAATTTTAGATGAAACCacagattcatttcatatatcaATTGGGCAGTTGTTCTCTTAGTTAATCCAGTAGGTGTTCATACATATGCTTCACAGCCTATCCatttaattgctttttaaagtgaCTTTGAAAGGGCTTGTTTACCAAAGAGGTGTTAATTTTATCTCCTTTTTGAAACCAAACTGGCATTGATTGAAATTGTTTCACACTTGGATGTCATCCCCAAATAGCAATTTACTGTTCAAAATGAAGTAACCTagcaggaaagcctgatgtgctgcagtccatggggtcaccaagagtcagactgagcaacggaacaacaAAGTGAGCCTTCTGTAGCCGAAGAAAGCAGACTggggacgggggtggggtggggtggggtggggtggggtgggggagggagtctCACCTTGTGGTCAAACTGACACCTCCAGAGGATGATTCTGTAACTCCAGTAACTTTCCTGCCCCTCAAGGCCACCGTCCTTCAGACCTTTGCATGAACCGATTTTAAACGGCAGTCCTTCCGCCTGTCTCTGTCTCCGCAGATCCGATCGCACCCGCAGTTTGGCGATCTCTGCCAGAGGACCACGGCTGCTTCCTGCTGCCCCAGCTGGACGCTGGGGAACTACATCGCTATTCTGAACAACAGATCATCCTGCCAGAAAATCGTGGAACGCGACGTCTCTCATACCTTGAAGCTTCTCCGGACCTGCGCCAAACACTACCAGAACGGCaccctggagccagactgctGGGACATGGCAGCCCGGAGGAAGGACCAGCTCAAGTGCACAAATGTGCCGCGGAAATGCACCAAGTACAACGCCGTGTACCAGATCCTCCACTACTTGGTGGACAAGGACTTCATGGCCCCGAAGACGGCCGATTACACGCCCACTCTGAAGTACAGCATGCTCTTTTCGCCCACCGAGAAAGGCGAGAGCATGATGAACATCTACCTGGACAACTTCGAAAACTGGAACTCATCCGACGGCGTCACCACTGTCACCGGCATTGAGTTTGGAATCAAGCACAGCTTGTTTCAGGATTATCTTCTGATGGATACGGTGTATCCCGCCATCGCCATGGTGATCGTCCTTTTAGTCATGTGCGTCTACACCAGGTCCATGTTCATCACCCTGATGACGATGTTTGCCATCATCAGTTCTTTGATCGTGTCCTATTTTCTCTACCGCGTGGTGTTTAACTttgaattcttcccttttatgAACCTCACCGCGCTCATTATTCTGGTGGGCATTGGAGCAGACGATGCTTTCGTCCTGTGTGACGTCTGGAACTACACCAAATTTGACAAGCCTCACGCGGAAACATCAGAGACAGTGAGCATCGCGCTGCAGCACGCCGCCCTGTCCATGTTCGTCACCAGTTTTACCACGGCAGCTGCCTTTTACGCCAACTACGTGAGCAACATCACGGCCATCAGATGCTTCGGGGTGTATGCGGGGACAGCCATCCTCGTCAATTACGTGCTGATGGTCACGTGGCTTCCGGCGGTGGTTGTCCTGCACGAGCGGTAtctgcttaatatcttcagctGTTTCAAGAAGCCCCAGCAGCAGATTTACGACAACAAAAGCTGCTGGACGGTGGCCTGTCAGAAGTGCCACAAAGTCCTTTTTGCCATTTCAGAAGCATCtcgaattttttttgaaaaagtctTACCGTGCATTGTTATTAAGTTTCGCTACCTCTGGCTATTCTGGTTCCTGGCCTTAACGGTGGGCGGGGCCTACATCGTCTGCATAAACCCAAAGATGAAGCTGCCCTCCTTGGAGCTGTCTGAGTTTCAGGTGTTCAGGTCGTCCCATCCTTTCGAACGTTATGACGCCGAGTACAAAAAGCTGTTCATGTTCGAGCGTGTCCATCACGGAGAGGAGCTCCACATGCCCATCACAGTCATCTGGGGTGTATCCCCAGAGGACAACGGCAACCCCCTAAACCCTAAGAGCAAAGGGAAGCTGACTTTGGACAGCGCCTTCAACATCGCCAGTCCGGCTTCGCAGCTCTGGATTTTGCACTTCTGTCAAAAACTGAGAAATCAGACCTTCTTTTACCAGACGGACGAACAGGACTTCACCAGCTGCTTCATCGAGACGTTTAAGCAGTGGATGGAAAACCAGGACTGCGATGAGCCTGCCCTGTACCCGTGCTGCAGCCACTGGAGCTTCCCCTACAAGCAGGAGATTTTCGAACTGTGCATCAAGAGAGCCATCATGGAGCTGGAGAGGAGCACAGGCTACCACTTAGACAGCAAGACCCCGGGGCCGAGGTTTGACATCAATGACACCATCAGGGCGGTCGTGTTAGAGTTCCAGAGTACCTACCTCTTCACCCTGGCTTATGAAAAGATGCATCAGTTTTATAAAGAGGTGGACTCGTGGATTTCCAATGAGTTGAGTTCTGCCCCTGAGGGCCTCAGCCACGGCTGGTTTGTCAGCAATCTGGAGTTCTATGACCTCCAGGACAGCCTCTCCGACGGCACCCTCATTGCCATGGGGCTGTCCGTGGCCGTGGCCTTCAGCGTGATGCTGCTGACCACTTGGAACATCATCATCAGCCTTTACGCCATCATTTCGATTGCCGGAACTATATTTGTCACCGTGGGTTCTCTCGTCCTGCTGGGCTGGGAGCTGAACGTTTTGGAGTCAGTCACCATCTCAGTGGCTGTGGGCCTATCTGTAGACTTTGCTGTCCATTATGGGGTGGCTTATCGCTTGGCCCCAGACGCTGACCGAGAAGGGAAGGTGATCTTCTCTCTGAGTCGCATGGGCTCTGCCATCGCCATGGCCGCGCTGACCACCTTCGTGGCCGGGGCCATGATGATGCCCTCTACGGTTCTGGCTTACACCCAGCTGGGCACCTTCATGATGCTCATCATGTGTATTAGCTGGGCTTTCGCCACCTTCTTTTTCCAATGCATGTGCCGGTGCCTTGGGCCGCAGGGGACCTGCGGTCAGATCCCTTTACCTAAAAAACTCCAGTGCAGTGCCTTCTCCCACGCCTTGTCTGCAAGTCCTGGTGACAAGCGACCAAGCAAAACACACACCCTGAATGCTTATCATTTAGATCCCAGGGGCCAGACAGCAGAAATGGAACATGAGTTTTATGAATTGGAACCTCTGGCAGCCCACAGCTGCGCAGCCTCTGAGAAGACCACTTACGAAGAGACCCATATCTGCTCTGAATTTTTCAGCAGCCAGGCAAGGCATTTAGGGCTGCCTGTCCACACAGCTTACAACAGTGAACTCAACAAAAGCACCAAAAATGACACGAGTCCTGCCTTGTTGCAGACCTCTCTTGAACAGCACACCATGTGTCACTTCTTCTCTCTGAATCAGAGATGCAGCTGCCCAAATGCCTACAAACATTTGAAATACGGCCCGCCCTCTTGCCAGCAGATGGGTGACTGTTTGTGCCACCAGTGCGCTCCCACTGCCAGCAGCTTCGTGCACGTCCAGAATGGCCTGGTGCCTCTGAAGGCCGCACACCAAGCCCCCGAGGGCTTCGTGCATCCAGTCCCACACATCCACCCTTGTCCTGGCCTACAGTgcagggcaaaaccacctggagcCCCGAATGCTCTGTCCAGGAGTTTCTTCCTCCACCCAGTACAGCACATTCAGGCCCAAGATAAAATCACTAAGACCAGTGTGCACAGTCTTCAGAGCCTCGAAGAGCATCTTCCAAAGACGGTAGAGCCATCATCGTTGGTCTGCAGAAGTGCTGGAGCCTTACACAAAGCCTGCTGTGGTCCTGAGACTCACCCAAGGGGACTCTGTAAGAACAGAGACCTCGGGACCACAGAGGGCAGTGGCGGGGCCGCCGACAAGGACTCCGTTTCAGTGAGTCAGACCAACAAGGCAGAAAGGCAGGTGGAGCCGAGCCCATCACAGACTGATGTTATTATGAGCTCAGAACATTTAAATCAGAATGAACCCAAATTTCTATTTAACCATTTAATAGGGGAGGCCGGTTATAGGTCCTGCCCAAACGATCCACAGAGCTGTGGCAGAATTGTGAGAGTTAAGTGCAATTCTGTGGACTGTCAAATACCAAACATCGGAGCCAATGTGCCTGCTGTATTAACACCCTCGGAACTTTCTGGCGAAAGTTTGTTAATAAAAACACTTTAATAAATATAGTATTAAACCAGTGCCTCAGTCGTTCCTTTGAAATAAACGTAAAAATCCAGAAGTTTAGAAACAGAGTCCAAAAATACAGGAACAAACAAGTTTCACTTTGTCAAAAATCATGAAGTATTGTTAGGTTCCATATGAATAATCAACAAACGCTTGTATCTAATGAGTGTTAAGAGTGTTAGCTGTTTGgggttttatattttcaaaaagtacAGTTGTTTTTTGACATTTATACTCAGCTTGAGCAGTTATTACCTGTTTCTCTACCCTCTCTTAGCAGTGAGTCGAAGATTTAGGGTCTGAATTATCTAGAACTTTCATTTCTCCCTGGCGGTTGTATTTACCTGATAACCCTTATTCTGGTGCCTTTGATTGTCAGTAGTTCGGGCTTTTGATGACTTAAgataaatactgatttttaagaaCGCTACTTCAGTTGGGATCCAGGATCTAAACAACTTTAAAATGGCTAATTTTGATGAGACCTCATTCAGAAATGAACTGCCAAGCATTTAAATAGTGCCTTCCACCTGTCTGCGTGGGTAGACTGTCCATGAAGCCAACGATCCATTTATATCGAAACTGGcatctttcttttcaaattagccaAAATGTACAGTCATTCCACAGTTACACCTGTTCACTCAGGAGTCATGGGCACCATCTTGGGTCTGGTGACAACGATGTTAGGGCCACAGAAGGAAGAGCACAGATGTAGAGAGGTGATCACCTGAAATGATAAGTTTCATCTTGACTAGAGAGCCCCAGTTCGGAtgaagcagtcagagaagaactTGTTCTATGCAGTTTTGTTTCAGTCTTGCCCAACCCCCAGGGGAATGTGTTCAGAGGGCTGTGTTCTCCTGGGCTAAGATGTCTTGGGATATGCATTGATGATTTTATTGTGCAGCTAACACCTGGAAATGCTGAACCTACAGGCAGCGTCTTAACTGACACTCCTGTATCTTGTGTTAGATCAAGCTCCAATCCTTGAGCTGTCGGAGCACGCTTTCTGGGTAATTCTTCAGGTGACAGAGCCTCCTTTCAGGCTGTCATCTGACAGAGTGTGCATTCCTGTCCCAGGCAGGGAGCCTTCCACTGCATTCTTCCTTCTGGGTTCTGCCTCCAGTTTGATCCTCTGAAGAAAACTGGAGGAAATAATTCTAAGTACAAGGTTCATTCCaaaaattctgttattttctcaGAATGGTTGTCCATCTTAGATCTGCATGTTATTCAGGACCTGAAAAGGCTGTCAAGAGTTGGAAAGGGTCTTACAGTTCATTGACTCCACTCCATCTCCACCACACCACCTTTCTGTGAAAGCAGCTTTCCAGCTTTCGCTTGAATACTTCGGTGACAAGAAACTTACTACCTGACTAccttgcgtgcatgctcagtcatttcagtcgtgtccgactcttcgtgaccctatgaactgtagtccaccgggctcctccatccttgggattctccagataagagaatcccctggagtgggttgctgtgccttcttccaggggatcttcccagcccagcgattgaacctgcatctctacgtctcctgcattggccaggtaggttctttattacttgtaccacctgggaagccccacctgaCTACCTTGGTTGAACCCAAATCTGTTGTATAGTTTTTCTATGCTATTTGGTTCTCATTCTGTTCTCTGAAGTGGAAACACATGGCTCTCATCTTTCTGCCAGATGGCATCCCTAAAGAGATTTGAAAACAGTAGTCCTGTCTTCCCACTCATATCCCTAGTTCACTCTACTGTTCTTCTCATGACTAGGTTTTAAGTGATTGAGCAATTACTATCTCTGGATAAGTAAAGTTGTTGAACTCCTTGCCCAAATACCAGATCCAAGCAGACTCCAGTAGAGCACAGGAAGGAGGGCCAACCCCAAGGAGACAGGATGGTGCTTCTGGTAGCTCACTTAGAGATGGAAATAACTTCTGGCTCAGGCCTGACAGCTGCCTCACATTGCAGCTTTGAGGAACCTCAGCCCACTAAATATCTCTCCTGGACTGCTGCCAAGCTGCCCCTTCAGACCGATTCCTTTCTGACCCTGATATTTGGGATCATATGTGCATACCCAGTGCACTCAAGCTCCCTTAGAAAAATccaaggaagagaagggaacactgGAAAACAGGACTCACGATCCCCAGCACTAtatcctttgttttccttctgaacATGTAAATATAAAGTTGGCCACTGAAAATGCAGTGATCCGAAGGCACTTCTTTTTTTATGCTGAGCAGGGATACAGATTGAATTAAagggcaacaagagaagcaaacTTCTTTACCAGGAGTCCAACCCACAAGACTCCTGTGAGCTAAGCGCTATTTCATGTAGAAATTAAAAACTGGGATGAAAGGGACttaggaggaggagagaagtCCTTTGTCTTTTCCCTTGGGCCTCGGTCCAGCACCGCTCTTGATCTGCCCCTGCACCTGCCCTGGTTTCGGGGGGCTGGAGGGGCCTCTCTTCCCTCCCACACCACCCACTCTGCTTCATCACCCTCAACCTTGAATGCTGTCAGAACCTTTTCACATTGATTTCATCTACAGACTCTGAACTGTGAATTGACTCTATTTTTTATGCAAGAATTTTCTAGAGAATTTGTTAGCTGGGACTagaaagttgttttatttttaattattcctcATTCTGGGCAGCAAAGGATCACGATTTGTAGCTCCGTTTCACAAAGACAATTTGTCCACTGTCCTCTTCTAGAGGGACTGCAAAACAGAGGAGGCTAATTTGTACATAGGGGGAAAGAGTCCTTTTACTGTGAAAACTATTTGTAACTTGGAGGGTATTTGCTTATGAAAAGGATGTTCTTACACGCTTGTGCAACAGAACACACCTCTGAGGTCTGACTCCAAGTTACCAAGTTTGTCGCTGACTTCTTCCTTGCAAGGCCACTTTTTAAATCCCTTTTGTAGTGGTGTAGCCAccaagtcacgtccgactcttgaaccccaaggactgtagcccgccaggctcctctgtccatgggattttccaggcaaaaataccggagtgggttgctgtttccttctccagggttttaaATCCCTAC
The Ovis canadensis isolate MfBH-ARS-UI-01 breed Bighorn chromosome 12, ARS-UI_OviCan_v2, whole genome shotgun sequence genome window above contains:
- the DISP1 gene encoding protein dispatched homolog 1 isoform X1, producing MPSGARRKPGSGPDRSRRVPRHLSPQWMLLGAPVAAPPRGTRRPGRDGRIGTPRAGRGRTVTPGSGNWSMAMSNGNSDFMVLSNGSIATSATTPSPLTPCDGDPAAQQLAPKEAPRTKVSPNGCLQVNGTVKSSFLPLDNQRTPPVLPQCCHPCPYHHPLTPHDSHQECHPEASPAAPPALASCCMQPHSEYSASLCPNHSPVYQTTCCLQPSPSFCLHHPWPDHFQHQHVPQHIANIRPSRPFKLPKSYAALIADWPVVVLGMCTVFIVVCALVGVLVPELPDFSDPLLGFEPRGTAIGQRLVTWNNMVKNTGYKATLANYPFKYADEQAKSHRDDRWSDDHYEREKREVDWNFHKDSFFCDVPSDRYSRVVFTSAGGETLWNLPAIKSMCNVDNSRIRSHPQFGDLCQRTTAASCCPSWTLGNYIAILNNRSSCQKIVERDVSHTLKLLRTCAKHYQNGTLEPDCWDMAARRKDQLKCTNVPRKCTKYNAVYQILHYLVDKDFMAPKTADYTPTLKYSMLFSPTEKGESMMNIYLDNFENWNSSDGVTTVTGIEFGIKHSLFQDYLLMDTVYPAIAMVIVLLVMCVYTRSMFITLMTMFAIISSLIVSYFLYRVVFNFEFFPFMNLTALIILVGIGADDAFVLCDVWNYTKFDKPHAETSETVSIALQHAALSMFVTSFTTAAAFYANYVSNITAIRCFGVYAGTAILVNYVLMVTWLPAVVVLHERYLLNIFSCFKKPQQQIYDNKSCWTVACQKCHKVLFAISEASRIFFEKVLPCIVIKFRYLWLFWFLALTVGGAYIVCINPKMKLPSLELSEFQVFRSSHPFERYDAEYKKLFMFERVHHGEELHMPITVIWGVSPEDNGNPLNPKSKGKLTLDSAFNIASPASQLWILHFCQKLRNQTFFYQTDEQDFTSCFIETFKQWMENQDCDEPALYPCCSHWSFPYKQEIFELCIKRAIMELERSTGYHLDSKTPGPRFDINDTIRAVVLEFQSTYLFTLAYEKMHQFYKEVDSWISNELSSAPEGLSHGWFVSNLEFYDLQDSLSDGTLIAMGLSVAVAFSVMLLTTWNIIISLYAIISIAGTIFVTVGSLVLLGWELNVLESVTISVAVGLSVDFAVHYGVAYRLAPDADREGKVIFSLSRMGSAIAMAALTTFVAGAMMMPSTVLAYTQLGTFMMLIMCISWAFATFFFQCMCRCLGPQGTCGQIPLPKKLQCSAFSHALSASPGDKRPSKTHTLNAYHLDPRGQTAEMEHEFYELEPLAAHSCAASEKTTYEETHICSEFFSSQARHLGLPVHTAYNSELNKSTKNDTSPALLQTSLEQHTMCHFFSLNQRCSCPNAYKHLKYGPPSCQQMGDCLCHQCAPTASSFVHVQNGLVPLKAAHQAPEGFVHPVPHIHPCPGLQCRAKPPGAPNALSRSFFLHPVQHIQAQDKITKTSVHSLQSLEEHLPKTVEPSSLVCRSAGALHKACCGPETHPRGLCKNRDLGTTEGSGGAADKDSVSVSQTNKAERQVEPSPSQTDVIMSSEHLNQNEPKFLFNHLIGEAGYRSCPNDPQSCGRIVRVKCNSVDCQIPNIGANVPAVLTPSELSGESLLIKTL
- the DISP1 gene encoding protein dispatched homolog 1 isoform X3, with the translated sequence MLLGAPVAAPPRGTRRPGSGNWSMAMSNGNSDFMVLSNGSIATSATTPSPLTPCDGDPAAQQLAPKEAPRTKVSPNGCLQVNGTVKSSFLPLDNQRTPPVLPQCCHPCPYHHPLTPHDSHQECHPEASPAAPPALASCCMQPHSEYSASLCPNHSPVYQTTCCLQPSPSFCLHHPWPDHFQHQHVPQHIANIRPSRPFKLPKSYAALIADWPVVVLGMCTVFIVVCALVGVLVPELPDFSDPLLGFEPRGTAIGQRLVTWNNMVKNTGYKATLANYPFKYADEQAKSHRDDRWSDDHYEREKREVDWNFHKDSFFCDVPSDRYSRVVFTSAGGETLWNLPAIKSMCNVDNSRIRSHPQFGDLCQRTTAASCCPSWTLGNYIAILNNRSSCQKIVERDVSHTLKLLRTCAKHYQNGTLEPDCWDMAARRKDQLKCTNVPRKCTKYNAVYQILHYLVDKDFMAPKTADYTPTLKYSMLFSPTEKGESMMNIYLDNFENWNSSDGVTTVTGIEFGIKHSLFQDYLLMDTVYPAIAMVIVLLVMCVYTRSMFITLMTMFAIISSLIVSYFLYRVVFNFEFFPFMNLTALIILVGIGADDAFVLCDVWNYTKFDKPHAETSETVSIALQHAALSMFVTSFTTAAAFYANYVSNITAIRCFGVYAGTAILVNYVLMVTWLPAVVVLHERYLLNIFSCFKKPQQQIYDNKSCWTVACQKCHKVLFAISEASRIFFEKVLPCIVIKFRYLWLFWFLALTVGGAYIVCINPKMKLPSLELSEFQVFRSSHPFERYDAEYKKLFMFERVHHGEELHMPITVIWGVSPEDNGNPLNPKSKGKLTLDSAFNIASPASQLWILHFCQKLRNQTFFYQTDEQDFTSCFIETFKQWMENQDCDEPALYPCCSHWSFPYKQEIFELCIKRAIMELERSTGYHLDSKTPGPRFDINDTIRAVVLEFQSTYLFTLAYEKMHQFYKEVDSWISNELSSAPEGLSHGWFVSNLEFYDLQDSLSDGTLIAMGLSVAVAFSVMLLTTWNIIISLYAIISIAGTIFVTVGSLVLLGWELNVLESVTISVAVGLSVDFAVHYGVAYRLAPDADREGKVIFSLSRMGSAIAMAALTTFVAGAMMMPSTVLAYTQLGTFMMLIMCISWAFATFFFQCMCRCLGPQGTCGQIPLPKKLQCSAFSHALSASPGDKRPSKTHTLNAYHLDPRGQTAEMEHEFYELEPLAAHSCAASEKTTYEETHICSEFFSSQARHLGLPVHTAYNSELNKSTKNDTSPALLQTSLEQHTMCHFFSLNQRCSCPNAYKHLKYGPPSCQQMGDCLCHQCAPTASSFVHVQNGLVPLKAAHQAPEGFVHPVPHIHPCPGLQCRAKPPGAPNALSRSFFLHPVQHIQAQDKITKTSVHSLQSLEEHLPKTVEPSSLVCRSAGALHKACCGPETHPRGLCKNRDLGTTEGSGGAADKDSVSVSQTNKAERQVEPSPSQTDVIMSSEHLNQNEPKFLFNHLIGEAGYRSCPNDPQSCGRIVRVKCNSVDCQIPNIGANVPAVLTPSELSGESLLIKTL